In one Nicotiana tomentosiformis chromosome 6, ASM39032v3, whole genome shotgun sequence genomic region, the following are encoded:
- the LOC138894796 gene encoding uncharacterized protein, whose translation MKSLSINVPLVEALEQTPGYAKFMKDLVTNKTSMNCETIKMIHQVSAIVHYMDPKLQDPGAFTIPCTIGSANFAKALCDLGASINLMPYSVFKTLWIGKPRPTSMLFQMADRTMKRTLGIIDDVLVRVDKFILPTDFVILDYEVDYEVPIILGRPFLATWKPLVDVEARELTFWVGNKKVVFHVCKSMRQPNSNEVCSFVDLVTKVIVHDTNAMINVEDPLEAVLLNHEDDEKVVLIECANALQGMGSYTYGPLNFPWTLRTRRLRQQSPQSRSH comes from the coding sequence atgaaaagtttgtccataaatgtacctttggttgaagctctagaacaaacgccgggatatgccaagttcatgaaggacttggtaacaaaTAAGACGTCAATGAACTGTGAGACGATCAAAATGatacatcaagtgagtgccattgtgcatTACATGGATCCAAAGCTACaagatcccggtgcctttacaattccatgcactatcGGTAGTGCCAATTTTGCCAAAGCCTTGTGCGATTtgggagcgagcattaatttgatgccatattctgtgttcaagacattgtggattgggaaaccaagacctacTTCAATGTTGTTCCAAATGGCGGACCGAACAATGAAGAGGACATtagggataattgatgatgtgctagttcgggtcgacaagttcatacttcccacagattttgtgatactcgactatgaggttgactatgaggtgccaatcattttggggagacctttcctagcaacaTGGAAGCcattggttgatgtggaagctaGGGAGCTCACCTTCTGGGTGGGCAATAAAAAGgttgtgttccacgtgtgcaagtcaatgaggcagcctaatagcaatgaagtatgctcttttgtggatcttgtgacgaAGGTGATTGTTCATGACACGAATGCtatgatcaatgtggaagaccctcTAGAAGCTGTGTTGTTAAATCATGAGGATGATGAGAAGGTAGTCTTGATAGAATGtgcaaatgctttgcaaggaatgggatcc